One Nematostella vectensis chromosome 10, jaNemVect1.1, whole genome shotgun sequence genomic window carries:
- the LOC5521881 gene encoding N(4)-(Beta-N-acetylglucosaminyl)-L-asparaginase, whose product MRLLFVAFIALAIHLFQCKEASLPIVINTWGPPFTNATAQAWKVISSGSSALDAVEVGCSVCEVEQCDGTVGYGGSPNEDGETTLDAMIMDGITHDVGAVGCLKRVKNAIGVARSVMEHSKETFLVGEDATRFAIQMGFKEENLTTKASMDMWKKWKSNKCQPNYRQNVVPNPSTSCGPYKPKSDKRYTSKVNKEVDRNNHDTIGMVVVDANGNMAGGTSTNGASHKVPGRVGDSPIAGSGAYVDNEVGGAAATGDGDVMMRFLPSLVAVEYMRQGKPPTQAAQMALGRIVKYYPDFSGGLVAVNKQGEYGAACHGWSFFKFSVVSPKLGGNVTVIPVKPIE is encoded by the exons ATGCGACTATTATTTGTTGCCTTTATAGCTTTAGCAATTCATCTATTTCAATGCAAAGAAGCTAGTCTGCCGATCGTCATCAACACATGGGGCCCGCCATTCACAAATGCCACTGCACAAG CATGGAAGGTGATATCTTCTGGGTCCTCAGCTCTGGATGCTGTGGAGGTTGGATGTTCTGTGTGTGAGGTAGAGCAGTGTGACGGAACTGTGGGTTATGGGGGCAG tccGAATGAAGATGGGGAAACCACTCTTGATGCTATGATTATGGATGG GATAACACACGATGTTGGAGCAGTAGGATGTTTAAAGAGGGTTAAGAATGCCATCGGTGTGGCAAGGAGTGTGATGGAACACTCTAAAGAGACCTTTCTTGTGGGGGAAGATG cTACAAGGTTTGCAATTCAGATGGGATTTAAAGAAGAGAACTTGACAACAAAAGCTTCAAT GGATATGTGGAAAAAATGGAAAAGCAATAAATGTCAACCCAATTACAGACAG AACGTTGTGCCCAACCCTTCAACGTCCTGTGGCCCGTACAAACCAAAGAGTGATAAAAG GTacacaagcaaagtcaacaaaGAAGTTGACAGAAATAACCATGATACAATTG GTATGGTGGTGGTTGATGCCAATGGCAATATGGCAGGAGGAACTTCAACCAATGGAGCAAGTCATAAAGTCCCTGG AAGGGTTGGTGACTCCCCTATTGCTGGCTCAGGTGCTTATGTCGATAATGAAGTAGGTGGTGCGGCGGCTACTGGTGATGGGGACGTTATGATGAGGTTTTTGCCAAG TCTTGTAGCAGTGGAGTACATGCGTCAGGGAAAACCCCCAACACAGGCGGCCCAAATGGCACTTGGTAGGATAGTCAAGTATTACCCAGATTTTAGTGGGGGCTTGGTGGCTGTAAACAAGCAAGGAGAATATG GTGCTGCCTGTCATGGCTGGTCTTTCTTCAAGTTCTCTGTCGTGAGTCCCAAGCTTGGAGGGAACGTCACTGTTATACCTGTCAAACCCATTGAATAA